One part of the Deltaproteobacteria bacterium genome encodes these proteins:
- a CDS encoding glycosyltransferase family 2 protein encodes MLTSDCLKEREACLQAPSSAEYHFMEIAKDINILVEALATKPSVWAVIVSYNSFDDTCACVRSLLASSYENLMVVVVDNNSPDGSGFMLQNAISSPRVKIIRSPENNGFAAGSNIGLHYARNCGAELFWLVNADVTVDSNALFHLVECFANHPECGAVGSKVLYPRFSKRHKRENEIVNLDLIWGAGGKVDFSKREVQMLGWREIDQGQYDDMRECDYLPGCSLMVSRLAIDKIGYLPEMYFMYFEETDWCTRMREEGFKLLYTPESVVWHDFDEDGKKSSNMVYYYNRSTMLFWHKHSRGISRLKFVCRVMFKDLLRAQRALKAARNDAQREIFRAHRDSCIDFLLGRVGRRRTGR; translated from the coding sequence ATGCTGACCTCCGACTGTCTTAAAGAACGAGAAGCTTGTCTGCAAGCCCCTTCTTCGGCAGAATACCACTTTATGGAGATAGCGAAGGATATAAATATCTTGGTGGAGGCACTAGCAACGAAACCTAGCGTTTGGGCTGTGATTGTTAGCTACAACTCCTTTGACGATACCTGTGCTTGTGTAAGGTCGCTTTTAGCGAGCAGCTATGAAAATCTAATGGTGGTGGTTGTAGACAACAACTCGCCTGATGGTTCGGGCTTTATGCTTCAGAATGCGATAAGTAGCCCGCGCGTTAAGATAATTCGCAGTCCTGAAAATAACGGCTTTGCTGCCGGTAGCAACATTGGACTTCACTATGCAAGAAATTGTGGAGCCGAATTATTTTGGTTAGTCAATGCCGATGTCACCGTAGACAGTAATGCGCTTTTTCATCTAGTGGAATGTTTTGCCAATCATCCAGAGTGCGGTGCTGTAGGTAGTAAGGTATTGTATCCGCGTTTCTCTAAACGGCACAAACGCGAAAACGAAATCGTCAATTTGGATTTAATTTGGGGCGCTGGTGGAAAAGTTGATTTTTCCAAGCGAGAAGTTCAGATGCTGGGGTGGCGCGAGATCGATCAAGGACAGTACGATGATATGAGAGAGTGCGATTACTTGCCGGGCTGCTCACTAATGGTTTCTCGTTTAGCAATAGACAAGATAGGTTACTTACCCGAAATGTATTTTATGTATTTTGAGGAGACCGACTGGTGTACTCGGATGAGGGAGGAGGGTTTTAAGCTCCTCTATACACCGGAAAGCGTGGTGTGGCATGATTTTGATGAAGACGGCAAAAAGAGCAGTAACATGGTTTATTACTACAATAGGTCGACTATGTTATTTTGGCACAAGCACTCTCGCGGCATTAGTCGACTAAAATTTGTCTGTCGAGTGATGTTTAAGGATTTGTTGCGTGCGCAGCGAGCATTGAAGGCAGCCCGCAATGATGCCCAGCGCGAGATTTTTAGAGCGCACCGCGATAGTTGTATCGATTTTCTTTTAGGTCGAGTCGGTAGAAGGAGGACTGGCAGGTAG